CTACTTTTGGTAGATGCGATCTTTCTAAACGGTTTGGCGCTTTGGATGATGGCAAGCCAAATCACATTAGAGTTGGCGGTGCGTGTTTTATTGCCAATGCCGCTAATTTTGCTGGCTGCAGTTTTGCTCGGACGTGTGGTACGTAAACGATTTCGTCATGTGCAGGACCTGTTCAGTAATCTGACCGAATATACGCAAGAACTGTTTCTTGGCCTGCCTATCATTAAAAGTCTTGTCGAAGAAGCATCCGTGGCACGATATTTTGCAACATTAAATGAAGAAAATATGCAGGGCAACTTATCACTTGCCCGCGTGCAAGCTGTATTTATACCGATGATTCGTATTTTACCGATGATTTGCTATGCAGTTTCACTTTTTATTTGTGGCAGACTGGTTATCAACGATGAAATTTCCGTCGGTGATTTTGTAGCTATAAACGGGTATATCGGTATGCTGATCATGGCCACGATGGGAGTCGGTGGCTTGATTGCGGTGATGAATCGGGCTTTGGGCTCATATGATCGTCTGCGCGAGTATTTTGAATGGCCGGAAGAACAGGCAACGGATGACTGCGCGGACCATCGAGACAGTGTGCCTGCACAAGCAAAGGTTCGCGCAGAACATCTTACCTTTACCTATCCCGAAGCGGACGCACCGGCGCTTTGCGATGTGAATCTAACTATTCCCGAAGGGGCATTTGTTGGGCTCGTCGGCGCACCGGGCAGCGGCAAGACTACATTTTTCAAATTGTTGCTTCGCTTGTACAATCCGCCGGCAGGTACGTTGTTTATTAATGACAAAGATGTGCGTTCGTACTGTTTAGAAGACTTGCGCGCGCTGAGCGGGTTTGTTCCGCAGGAGCAAATTCTTTTTTCAAAAACAGTGGCTGACAATATCACTTTTCCCGCACCCGCGCAGGAGCAGGATATGGATTATGTCCAACAGTTAATGGATGATACGGCGATTTCACTTTCTTTGCAGGATCGTTTACAGGGGCCAAGCAGCAAATTGCAGGAGGCAGGTACGGATCTCTCCGGAGGACAACGACAGCGTATCGGAATTGCTCGTGCTTTATATAAACGGGCCCCCTTGTTGCTTTTGGATGATGTTTTTTCGGCACTCGATTTTCAAACGGCTGCGATGATTGAAGAAAGTATTTTAAAACTGCGTCGAAAATATACGATCCTTTTTATTTCCCAGCGCATTGATGCCTTGCGTGATGCCGATATTATCTTCGTTTTTAAAGATGGACACATCGTTGAACAGGGCACTCATGAGGAACTGTGGAATCGGCACGGCGAGTATTACGTTTTATATCATCAGCAGGAGGCATAAGCGATGGCGAATAAACAACGAAAAAATCGCCGCGATTTGAAGCAACTCCGGCTCTTGTTTAATTATGCAAAACCGTATTACGGTTGGTGGGTATTGGCCGGAATATTGGTAGCGGTGACAGTGGGACTCGATCTGTTGCGTCCGTACTTATTAAAATACGCGATCAGCGATATATTTCCCGTGAAAGATCTTAACGCTTTATACAGGGTCGGTTGGTTGTATTTGACAACGGTATTTCTAAGCGTCGGACTTTTATATTTGTTGAATTTTTCTTTGCAATATGTGGGGCAAAATATTATTTATCGTATTCGTCAAAACGTTTTCGAACGCATTTTAGTGCAGTCGGAAAGTTCGCTGAAACGCTACAAAACCGGTAATTTAGTCACCAAGGTAACGAATGACACAGATGCGATTCGCGCTCTTTTTATCGAGGTTTTAATTCCTTTTTGCGGTGACTTTTTAATGATGGTCGGCATCATTGTAATTTTGCTGCAAATGCATATGCGCCTCGCCTTGGCATCTTTGACAGTAATGATTTTACTGGGAATTGCGGTATATATTTTCCGCCAATACAGCCGTCGCGCGTATCGCAAAGTGCGTTCCTGTATTTCTGTTTCCAACAGTTTTATTCAGGAAGCGATGAGCGGTATCATGATTGTCAAATCATACAATGCGGAAAAAGCAGTAATTAAAGAGTATGATACGATTAATCAGGCCTATGTCACGGCAGGAATTCAAGAGGTCCGTACATTTTCCGTCTTTCGACCGTTTGTCGATTTTACTTATTTTATTTGTGTAGTGCTGATTTTAGGTTATACCAATTTTGCCATCGATATTACGGATGCGGCACTCGTGTTTGTTTTCATTCAGTATATTGAGAAGTTTTTTGCTCCGGTTCGCGGCATGGCAGAACGCTACAATACCTTGCAGTCTGCCTTGGCAGGGGGCGATCGCGTGGGCGAACTTTGGGAGCAAACGAGCGTGACGGAAATCGACGATCGCCCGGATTTTGAAGAGCCGTTCAGGTCTTTAGAGTTTGAGAATGTCTGGTTCCACTATGGTGACGAGGAAAAATGGGTGCTGAAAGATGTTTCCTTCCATGTCGATAATGGAGAGTTGGTGGGTATTGCTGGCACGTCAGGGGCAGGTAAAACGACAGTGATGTCGCTTGCATTGCGCATGTATATTCCGCAACGGGGACGTATTCTTTTAAACGACAAACCGATTGAAGATTATTCGATTACATCCACACGTACACTCTTGGGTTACGTTTTTCAAAATCAGCATTTGTTTAAAGGCACGGTGGCGGAAAATATCAGCTTACATAATCCGACGTTAACACCGGAACGGATTATTCATGCCTTGCAAAAAGTAAATCTTTGGGATGAAATTCAACAATTACCGCAAGGTATTTATACCCAGGCGGGATATCTGGGGAGCTTTTTTTCGGCGGGAGAGCGACAGTTGTTATCGTTAGCTCGTGTGATGGCGCGACGGTATCCGGTGTTGGTTTTGGATGAAGCGACCGCGAATATGGATAGCGCTACGGAAGAAAGAATTCAAAAATCCCTAGCCGGTATTCGCGGTGAACGTACGATTCTTTTGATTGCACATCGCTTGTCGACGATTCGGAATGCGGATCGTATTTATGTATTTCAGGAAGGTCGGATTATTCAGACCGGTACTTATCAGGAATTGGCCAATACATCAGGATACTTTCGGGAGTTGTTGGAATCGTGAAAAAAGAAATTTCCAGCTTACAAAATCCGCATTGGAAACGGGTTTGTGCGCTATCTCAACGTAAATATCGTGAGCAGTACGGTGCGTTTCTGGTGGAAGGTGCACGTGCTGTGGAAGTCATCTTGCAATCGGCCGATTTGCAATATGAGATCTGGGCTACCGAGACAGGTCTGCAGGTGAGTGGCCTTACCATAGCGGAAAAGACGCCTCTTTTTATAGTGCCTTCGAAGATGTTCAAAGCACTCGCGCAAACGGAATCCAGTCAGGAAATTGCAGCAGTTGTAAAAATAGCAAGCTTACCGAAGGAAACAGACACAAAATCAGGTCCCATTGCAGTATTGTGCGGTGTTCAGGACCCCGGAAATGCGGGGACAATAGTCCGCCTTGCGGCAGCGGCGGAGTGTGCTGCCGTTTGGACAACGAAAGGCACTGTCGATTTATTTAACGATAAAGCCGTGCGCAGTTCCATGGGGACTATTTTACAAATTCCTGTGGTGCAGCAGATTGTTCCGAAAGATTTATATGATGCGGCCCGCAAACGGCAGATGCCGCTTTGGGCTACCACACTTGGTGAAAGTGTATCGTATGAAACGATGCCTTCACAGCGTAATGTTTTTTGGCTTTTCGGTAACGAAGGTAAAGGCATTCCTGAAGAAATTTTACAGCAGGCCGATGCGCGTTTCCATATTCCGATATCGCCTACTGTAGAATCACTTAATGTAGCCATGGCGGCAGCGATTATTTTATTTCATCATCGCTTGGTGAGGAAAGGGACAGGCTATGACGGAACCTCTCGAAAATTGGCTAAAAGCATGGAAAAATAATGCCCTTGATCTGACTGAATTGGGAAAAAATATTCGGGAGTATTATGGTTTTACGGATATTAATCGCCTTTGCTGGGATGACAATCGCGTTCAGCGACAGGGGTTTCCCGAGGTGGTATTGGCCAGCGGAAAAACGTAAGAACAGCTTAGAGAGTTACTTTCATATGCAATAAATCAAAGCAAGCCCTTGCTTTTGACTCGGTTGAGTAAGGAAATGGGCGAATATTTACATACACTCGCACCGCAAGCTAAATGGGACGAGATTGGACGTGTATTTGCGTACGGCCACTGTTCCCATCAAACCATACGCTCTTTTGTGGCGGTAGTAACCGCCGGTGCCGCTGATGAAAGTGTAGCTCGTGAAGCGGTGGCAACACTTGAGTTTTTAGGCATTCCCGTGAAAGCATATTATGATCGCGGTGTGGGGGCATACATCGCTTGCTGGCAGTTTGTAAAGAACTGAAGGATGCGCAAGTTTGCATTGCGATTGCCGGTATAGAGGGCGCTCTCCCTACGGTGATAAGCGGATTAATTCCGGCCCCGGTGATCGGAGTGCCGACTTCGGTGGGGTACGGTGTAGCGCAAAACGGCATGACGGCTCTTTTCGGGATGCTTACCAGCTGTGCAGATAAAGTCGCAGTGGTGAATATTGATAACGGTTATGGTGCTGCCCGAGTGGCTGCAGCAATTTGCCGAGAAAAGGATCCGTCATGAAACAATTGGAGACTAATCTGGATGACATGACGCCGGAAACGCTTGCCTATGTGCAGGAACGACTTTTGGCGGCAGGTGCGCTGGATGTTTGGTATATCCCGATTGTTATGAAAAAAGTCGTCCGGCAGTTACCTTGTGTGTGCTTTGTGATGAAAAGCAATCGCAAGCGCTGGTTGACTTCATCTTGCAGGAAACAACCAGTTGGGGAGTACGCGAATTTACGTGTGAGCGAACGGTTTTACCCACGCAAGAAACAGAGATTTCCTTGTACGGTGAATCGGTGCGCGTGAAGTACGCTCGCGCAGAAAACAAGTACAAATGTAAGTCGGAGTATGAAGATTGTGCCCGTATTGCACGAGCGCAAAACATACC
The Negativicoccus succinicivorans DNA segment above includes these coding regions:
- a CDS encoding ABC transporter ATP-binding protein — translated: MNYRQFFKRFLWPHFPVYFLGILLLIAVDALQLWVPKLLGAAIDDISLGKTYLASYVGNILLLGLAILVCKFGYRLCILGQMRKSEYLMRDAIVKKSIRLPVQFYEKHGPGKIMALLINDVTSIRIAFGLGMLLLVDAIFLNGLALWMMASQITLELAVRVLLPMPLILLAAVLLGRVVRKRFRHVQDLFSNLTEYTQELFLGLPIIKSLVEEASVARYFATLNEENMQGNLSLARVQAVFIPMIRILPMICYAVSLFICGRLVINDEISVGDFVAINGYIGMLIMATMGVGGLIAVMNRALGSYDRLREYFEWPEEQATDDCADHRDSVPAQAKVRAEHLTFTYPEADAPALCDVNLTIPEGAFVGLVGAPGSGKTTFFKLLLRLYNPPAGTLFINDKDVRSYCLEDLRALSGFVPQEQILFSKTVADNITFPAPAQEQDMDYVQQLMDDTAISLSLQDRLQGPSSKLQEAGTDLSGGQRQRIGIARALYKRAPLLLLDDVFSALDFQTAAMIEESILKLRRKYTILFISQRIDALRDADIIFVFKDGHIVEQGTHEELWNRHGEYYVLYHQQEA
- a CDS encoding ABC transporter ATP-binding protein, yielding MANKQRKNRRDLKQLRLLFNYAKPYYGWWVLAGILVAVTVGLDLLRPYLLKYAISDIFPVKDLNALYRVGWLYLTTVFLSVGLLYLLNFSLQYVGQNIIYRIRQNVFERILVQSESSLKRYKTGNLVTKVTNDTDAIRALFIEVLIPFCGDFLMMVGIIVILLQMHMRLALASLTVMILLGIAVYIFRQYSRRAYRKVRSCISVSNSFIQEAMSGIMIVKSYNAEKAVIKEYDTINQAYVTAGIQEVRTFSVFRPFVDFTYFICVVLILGYTNFAIDITDAALVFVFIQYIEKFFAPVRGMAERYNTLQSALAGGDRVGELWEQTSVTEIDDRPDFEEPFRSLEFENVWFHYGDEEKWVLKDVSFHVDNGELVGIAGTSGAGKTTVMSLALRMYIPQRGRILLNDKPIEDYSITSTRTLLGYVFQNQHLFKGTVAENISLHNPTLTPERIIHALQKVNLWDEIQQLPQGIYTQAGYLGSFFSAGERQLLSLARVMARRYPVLVLDEATANMDSATEERIQKSLAGIRGERTILLIAHRLSTIRNADRIYVFQEGRIIQTGTYQELANTSGYFRELLES
- a CDS encoding TrmH family RNA methyltransferase is translated as MKKEISSLQNPHWKRVCALSQRKYREQYGAFLVEGARAVEVILQSADLQYEIWATETGLQVSGLTIAEKTPLFIVPSKMFKALAQTESSQEIAAVVKIASLPKETDTKSGPIAVLCGVQDPGNAGTIVRLAAAAECAAVWTTKGTVDLFNDKAVRSSMGTILQIPVVQQIVPKDLYDAARKRQMPLWATTLGESVSYETMPSQRNVFWLFGNEGKGIPEEILQQADARFHIPISPTVESLNVAMAAAIILFHHRLVRKGTGYDGTSRKLAKSMEK
- a CDS encoding AIR carboxylase family protein is translated as MLAVCKELKDAQVCIAIAGIEGALPTVISGLIPAPVIGVPTSVGYGVAQNGMTALFGMLTSCADKVAVVNIDNGYGAARVAAAICREKDPS